From the genome of Gemmatimonas phototrophica, one region includes:
- a CDS encoding zinc-dependent metalloprotease, which translates to MRHRSFTLAAAGLTLGACAPKPAPAPAPTPTPAPSGAPTPAAGRPAGAPGGFGQGGAGAQGGGAAGGQQDPQPRPYGAVITPRATTKNGVFKVHQVGARLFFEIPRAELGKDYVIVTTLAGTPDEIGIRGTQGGNNLVRFERRDNRIFVREADYRDIIADTAASQKLAADLIGVTKILAALNIEAYGPDSSAVVEVTRMFTGGVAEYTALGRRAQVDAARSYIEKFAAYSRNVNVTAVQSFTPQGGAPGGGGGFPGAAGAATAPTTEKYTFSIAKLPENPMKPRLLDERVGYFGVQQRDFSGATQRVETRRFIGRWRLECSDKKVGNLCVPIKPITYYLDPATPAWIKPWIRKGIEDWQVAFEAAGFYKGIIAAEPPKNDPDFSGEDATVAMVRWLPSATENAVGPSLRDPRTGEIIDADVQTYLNVMNLNRSWYFTQVGHLDKRAQKLPFPDTLMGRLVEYVTAHEVGHTLGFPHNFKASSMYPVDSVRSRTFVKTMGHTPTLMDYSRFNYVAQPEDNIALDDLIPKVGPYDKYAVMWGYTPIPNAKTPEDEKPTLEKWTRMQDTIPWYRFASDAGAGGADPGEQSEAVGDADAVKATTLGVKNLKRTMALLEGATAWKDGTTFDDLEELYGRTVGQWATEMGHVARILGGQYKQEKYVGQKGPVYRPVEPSRQKDALQFLLDNAYTTPTWLLNQDILRKIEPSGSLNRVGNAQARSLAALVANERLQRMVEMEAMATSKGEVYPVADMLADLRAGLWKEIGTGAPIDAFRRRLQRVYLEAMASKINPPAAPAAAPGGGGAGGRGAAAPVGTADFRPILKSEMRALDADLATAIGKTSDRMSKAHLEDARDQIRKMLDSDK; encoded by the coding sequence ATGCGTCATCGTTCTTTTACGCTGGCCGCCGCCGGGCTGACGCTCGGCGCCTGCGCGCCCAAGCCGGCGCCCGCGCCAGCCCCTACTCCCACTCCGGCTCCCAGTGGGGCACCTACCCCCGCCGCCGGACGTCCCGCTGGCGCCCCCGGCGGATTTGGCCAGGGTGGCGCGGGTGCCCAGGGTGGCGGTGCCGCCGGTGGTCAGCAGGATCCGCAGCCGCGTCCCTATGGCGCCGTCATCACGCCGCGGGCCACGACCAAAAACGGCGTGTTCAAGGTGCACCAGGTGGGCGCGCGCCTGTTCTTTGAAATTCCGCGCGCCGAGTTGGGCAAGGACTATGTGATTGTCACCACGCTGGCCGGCACGCCAGACGAAATCGGCATTCGCGGCACCCAGGGTGGCAATAACCTCGTGCGCTTCGAACGTCGCGACAATCGCATCTTCGTACGCGAGGCCGATTACCGCGACATCATCGCCGACACCGCCGCGTCGCAGAAGCTCGCCGCCGATCTTATTGGCGTGACCAAGATTCTCGCCGCGCTCAACATCGAAGCATACGGGCCGGACAGCAGCGCGGTCGTGGAAGTGACGCGCATGTTCACCGGCGGCGTCGCCGAATACACCGCCCTTGGCCGTCGCGCCCAGGTCGATGCGGCGCGCTCGTACATCGAGAAGTTCGCCGCGTACTCGCGCAATGTGAACGTCACCGCCGTGCAGAGCTTTACGCCGCAGGGTGGCGCGCCCGGTGGTGGTGGTGGCTTCCCCGGCGCGGCCGGCGCGGCGACCGCTCCAACCACGGAGAAGTATACCTTCTCCATTGCCAAGCTCCCCGAGAACCCCATGAAGCCGCGTCTGCTCGACGAGCGCGTGGGCTACTTCGGCGTGCAGCAGCGTGATTTCAGCGGCGCCACGCAGCGCGTGGAGACGCGTCGCTTCATTGGCCGCTGGCGTCTCGAGTGCAGCGACAAGAAGGTCGGCAACCTCTGCGTCCCCATCAAGCCCATCACGTACTACCTCGACCCCGCCACGCCGGCGTGGATCAAGCCGTGGATCAGGAAGGGCATTGAAGACTGGCAGGTGGCCTTCGAAGCCGCCGGCTTCTACAAGGGCATCATCGCCGCCGAACCGCCGAAGAACGACCCCGACTTCTCGGGTGAAGATGCCACCGTCGCCATGGTGCGCTGGCTCCCCAGCGCCACCGAAAACGCCGTTGGTCCGTCACTGCGCGATCCGCGCACCGGCGAAATCATTGACGCCGATGTGCAGACGTATCTCAACGTGATGAACCTCAACCGGTCGTGGTACTTTACGCAGGTGGGCCATCTCGACAAGCGCGCGCAGAAGCTGCCGTTCCCCGATACGCTCATGGGGCGTCTCGTGGAATACGTCACGGCGCACGAAGTAGGACACACGCTGGGCTTCCCGCACAACTTCAAGGCGAGCTCCATGTATCCCGTGGACTCGGTGCGCAGCCGCACGTTCGTGAAGACGATGGGGCACACGCCCACGCTCATGGACTACTCGCGCTTCAACTACGTCGCGCAGCCGGAAGACAACATCGCGCTCGACGATCTCATTCCGAAGGTCGGACCGTATGACAAGTACGCCGTGATGTGGGGCTACACGCCCATCCCTAACGCCAAGACGCCGGAAGACGAAAAGCCGACGCTGGAGAAGTGGACGCGGATGCAGGACACCATCCCGTGGTATCGCTTTGCGAGCGACGCCGGCGCGGGCGGTGCGGATCCGGGCGAACAGTCGGAAGCCGTCGGCGATGCCGACGCCGTAAAAGCCACCACGCTTGGCGTGAAGAATCTCAAGCGCACGATGGCGCTGCTGGAAGGCGCCACGGCGTGGAAGGACGGCACGACGTTCGACGACCTCGAAGAGCTTTACGGCCGCACCGTGGGTCAGTGGGCCACCGAGATGGGGCATGTCGCGCGCATTCTCGGCGGTCAGTACAAGCAGGAGAAGTACGTCGGCCAGAAGGGCCCGGTCTATCGTCCCGTGGAGCCGTCGCGCCAGAAGGACGCGCTGCAGTTCCTGCTGGACAACGCCTACACGACGCCCACGTGGCTGCTCAACCAGGACATCCTGCGCAAGATCGAGCCGAGCGGCAGCCTGAATCGGGTGGGCAACGCGCAGGCGCGGTCGCTGGCGGCACTGGTGGCGAACGAGCGCCTGCAGCGCATGGTGGAAATGGAAGCGATGGCCACGAGCAAGGGCGAGGTGTATCCGGTGGCCGACATGCTGGCCGATCTGCGCGCCGGACTCTGGAAGGAGATCGGCACGGGCGCGCCCATCGACGCTTTCCGTCGCCGGCTGCAGCGCGTGTATCTCGAAGCGATGGCCAGCAAGATCAATCCGCCCGCTGCACCCGCCGCCGCACCGGGCGGTGGTGGCGCCGGCGGACGTGGCGCCGCCGCTCCGGTGGGCACTGCAGACTTCCGTCCGATCCTGAAGTCGGAAATGCGTGCCCTCGATGCGGACCTCGCGACGGCGATCGGCAAGACGAGCGATCGCATGAGCAAGGCGCACCTGGAAGACGCGCGGGACCAGATCAGGAAGATGCTGGACAGCGACAAGTAG